From Cherax quadricarinatus isolate ZL_2023a chromosome 69, ASM3850222v1, whole genome shotgun sequence, the proteins below share one genomic window:
- the LOC128701853 gene encoding solute carrier family 49 member 4 homolog: MTESDDLEALLPADHDNSVMMSSVEVKVYKQRWWILFLFAGIGFMQCAVWNTWGPITSSVKMAYHNWDNAEIALLSMWGTITMIMGLAPLTLLLQTKGIRVALLLTAFLLSLGTAVRCLTTEEKSFTVLAHVGAVLNGFAGIIIGAAPSLISSRWFPPNERTTATGIGCTFNQLGNAGGFFLGPWLVHMPKNHNHTDSDDIDNLRKSIRDYMWITAGICISLFLGVVSYFPDKPRKPPSLSSFVHEHPSPFVKDIKMLLSNRNIWMLVVPYSITLGINVAWSSVLDINVAPFGISQDEASWLGVYVTLGGVVMALLCARLSDILFGYMKLTIITLMVIATLGFTWFLLIMNECLPYNKVYLFVSVIIGASFNYACSPLFFELAVELAYPVPEGVVGAFLTMCWNIVSATFLLTMQTPMKSVIWMDYILAIQGLVVVLLMVFVKEEYKRTSVDKATSDQITESNEQEVQA; this comes from the exons ATCATGACAACTCTGTGATGATGTCAAGTGTTgaagtgaaggtgtataaacaaCGCTGGTGGATTCTCTTCCTCTTTGCTGGCATCGGATTCATGCAG TGTGCAGTCTGGAACACGTGGGGACCAATCACTTCTTCCGTAAAGATGGCTTACCATAATTGGGATAATGCGGAAATTGCTTTGCTGTCTATGTGGGGGACAATcacaatgatcatggggctggcaCCCTTGACATTATTACTCCAGACAAAAG GTATTCGTGTTGCCTTGCTGTTGACAGCTTTCCTACTGAGTCTCGGAACTGCAGTTAGGTGTCTTACAACTGAAGAAAAGTCATTTACTGT TCTGGCTCATGTTGGGGCTGTACTCAATGGGTTTGCTGGCATTATTATAGGTGCTGCTCCATCCTTAATTTCCTCCAGGTGGTTTCCACCAAATGAGCGAACAACTGCTACAG GAATTGGCTGCACCTTCAACCAGTTAGGAAATGCTGGTGGGTTCTTCCTTGGCCCATGGCTTGTTCACATGCCAAAGAATCATAACCATACAGATAGTGATGACATAGACAATCTGAGAAAAAGTATAAGAGACTACATGTGGATCA CTGCAGGCATATGTATTTCCCTCTTCCTTGGGGTTGTATCATACTTCCCAGACAAACCCAGGAAACCTCCATCTCTCAGTTCGTTCGTCCATGAACATCCGAGTCCATTTGTGAAGGATATAAAAATGCTCTTGAG CAACAGAAATATTTGGATGCTGGTGGTGCCATACAGTATTACCCTTGGAATCAACGTGGCCTGGTCCAGCGTCCTTGACATTAATGTAGCACCTTTTGGTATCTCACAG GATGAGGCCAGCTGGTTGGGTGTTTATGTGACGctaggtggtgttgtgatggcttTATTATGCGCCAGATTGTCAGATATTTTGTTTGGCTACATGAAGCTGACTATTATAACACTGATGGTAATTGCAACATTAGGATTCACATGGTTTCTTCTGATCATGAATGAATGTCTTCCCTACAACAAAG TTTACTTATTCGTCAGTGTGATTATAGGAGCATCCTTCAACTACGCTTGTTCGCCATTATTCTTTGAATTAGCAGTGGAATTGGCCTACCCTGTACCAGAGGGGGTAGTAGGAGCATTTCTTACAATGTGTTGGAACATAGTCAGTGCTACATTCCTCCTTACTATGCAAACACCAATGAAAA GTGTGATATGGATGGATTATATATTAGCCATCCAAGGCTtggttgtagtgttgctgatggttTTTGTTAAGGAAGAATACAAGCGGACATCTGTTGACAAGGCTACCAGTGACCAGATTACTGAAAGTAATGAGCAAGAGGTACAAGCATAG